From Cecembia calidifontis, one genomic window encodes:
- a CDS encoding Fic family protein: MRKRKGWAVRQLAFESGVDPALVSKFEKGSRMPTEENLKSLSLALDAPFDTLRKAWVAEKIYQILEHESDAVEILSLAESRVEYLSSHKALQMQGLSKSIQEKLSAIDALKKDWNSKRPLNRTQLRKMQEFFMVSYTYESNRIEGNTLTLQETHLVVNEGITIGGKSMREHLEAINHAEAVSYIEQLVSDKMDFGPRVLMELHYLILKGIDKENAGRYRKVPVRISGSEHVPPQPFLLDKMMEEYFIHYDNQKKILHPVILAAEMHERLVSIHPFIDGNGRTSRLVMNLILLKHGLTIANLKGDLASRLSYYKALEAVQIDNNPDIFYHLVADAVIESLQKHLEMV; this comes from the coding sequence CCTACCGAGGAGAATTTAAAATCTCTTTCATTGGCATTGGATGCACCTTTTGATACCTTAAGGAAGGCATGGGTAGCAGAGAAAATTTACCAAATTCTAGAGCATGAATCCGATGCTGTAGAGATACTTTCCCTGGCAGAATCCAGGGTAGAGTACTTGAGCAGCCATAAAGCACTTCAGATGCAGGGTTTATCAAAATCCATTCAGGAAAAGTTGTCTGCTATTGATGCCCTAAAGAAGGATTGGAATTCCAAAAGGCCTTTGAATAGGACACAGCTTCGCAAAATGCAGGAGTTTTTCATGGTGTCCTACACCTATGAAAGCAATAGGATTGAAGGCAATACCCTTACCCTTCAGGAGACCCATTTGGTAGTCAATGAAGGGATTACTATTGGGGGTAAGTCCATGAGGGAGCATTTAGAGGCTATTAATCATGCTGAGGCTGTTTCGTACATTGAACAGCTGGTTTCCGATAAAATGGATTTTGGACCCAGGGTCTTGATGGAATTGCATTACCTAATCCTTAAGGGTATAGACAAAGAAAATGCCGGTAGGTATAGGAAGGTTCCTGTAAGGATTTCAGGAAGTGAGCATGTGCCGCCTCAGCCTTTTCTTTTGGACAAAATGATGGAGGAGTATTTTATCCATTATGATAATCAAAAAAAAATCCTTCATCCGGTTATTTTGGCGGCAGAGATGCATGAGCGTTTGGTCAGTATCCATCCATTTATTGATGGCAATGGAAGGACAAGTAGGTTGGTCATGAATCTGATCCTCTTGAAGCATGGGTTGACCATTGCTAATCTGAAAGGGGATCTGGCTTCCAGGTTGTCTTACTATAAGGCATTAGAGGCTGTACAAATTGATAATAATCCGGATATTTTCTATCACTTGGTAGCTGATGCAGTTATAGAATCTCTCCAGAAGCATTTGGAGATGGTGTAG
- a CDS encoding transposase, translating to MTKTVREFNRYSISFKKQVVEELENGSSYSYLQKKYDIRGAETIQRWVRSFGRDHLLNKRVRIETMDEKRRLKELEEENKRLKLALADSIVANKMLETLIDVSNDEYKTDLKKNFGNGLFQKGLKK from the coding sequence ATGACAAAAACGGTTCGGGAATTTAACAGGTACAGTATTAGCTTCAAGAAGCAAGTAGTAGAGGAGCTGGAAAATGGAAGTTCCTATTCTTATCTTCAAAAGAAGTATGATATTAGAGGAGCGGAGACGATCCAGAGGTGGGTCAGGTCCTTTGGCAGGGATCATTTGTTGAACAAAAGGGTTAGAATAGAGACTATGGATGAGAAGAGAAGACTTAAGGAACTGGAAGAGGAGAACAAGAGGTTAAAACTTGCCTTGGCCGATTCGATAGTTGCCAACAAGATGCTTGAGACGCTGATAGATGTTTCAAATGATGAATACAAGACGGATTTAAAAAAAAACTTTGGCAACGGACTGTTTCAAAAAGGCCTGAAGAAGTGA